A part of Aegilops tauschii subsp. strangulata cultivar AL8/78 chromosome 2, Aet v6.0, whole genome shotgun sequence genomic DNA contains:
- the LOC141041126 gene encoding uncharacterized protein, with product MAAVLQLCVDELCLVYHIAAATKWPKRLNEMLKHEKLFAFAGFSIESDKEKMKISSLPTINPNKYVDIQRFWRVPYTGKEYDSLTDVAASVIHPFYKDMKKNIDTQEDHKLWVISPLPDKLIEYAAKDVYATFKSWQIIDNITDGREIAKAREADHY from the exons ATGGCAGCAGTCCTGCAGTTGTGCGTGGATGAACTCTGCCTGGTGTACCACATCGCAGCGGCCACAAAATG GCCCAAGCGCCTCAACGAGATGTTGAAGCATGAGAAGTTGTTCGCATTTGCCGGTTTCAGCATTGAAAGCGACAAAGAGAAGATGAAGATTTCTAGCCTTCCAACGATCAACCCCAACAAGTATGTCGACATTCAGCGCTTCTGGAGAGTTCCATACACCGGAAAAGAGTACGACTCCTTGACTGATGTTGCAGCCAGCGTCATCCACCCGTTCTACAAAGACATGAAGAAGAACATCGACACGCAGGAAGACCACAAATTGTGGGTGATCAGCCCGCTGCCAGACAAGCTCATCGAGTACGCAGCAAAAGATGTGTATGCCACGTTCAAGTCATGGCAGATAATCGACAACATCACAGATGGTAGGGAAATTGCAAAAGCGCGGGAGGCTGACCACTACTAA